Below is a window of Humulus lupulus chromosome 9, drHumLupu1.1, whole genome shotgun sequence DNA.
CGAGCAGCGGAGGAAGCAGAGCACCCACCGACGGCGACTTCTCGAACAGGCTCTCACCTCGCTCTCTCTGACTAGCAGCAGCACAGGAAGGGACTCCTCCAACAGGTTCTGTCAGCTCTCTTCTTTCTTTGTATTCAActttttaattgttattatcgAAATGATTGAAAGCTGAAATAGTTATTATTGAGAAGATTGAATGCCGAAATAGATAATATAGAATTGAGCAGTGGgtttatactttatatttttgtgaGTAATTGATGTGGTTACTGGTTTATATATTTCTTAATATCTTGTTTCCACTTGAGAAGATTCATTTGGACATTTGGTTTCAAATCTTTTATTTTGCTCAGCTTTTCATTTTTAAAGCACACAAGTGTTTGGCAAAATGTGTCAGAGAATATTAAGAATATTTGATGTTTTGAACTTATTGTTTGTTTCACAAAATGTCTCAGAGAATTATAAGCatattttaaatgattgtttGTTGGAATAGTAAGAATGTCtcagagaatatatatatatatatgtcatgatcTTTGTAatcaatctcatttttacacactAGAAAAAACTAAGATCAGTTGGGCAGTTTACAATTGGATTTTTGCCACCCGAAATATACATTGGTTTGGTTGAACACTATAATATACATGTGTACCTATaagatacaaaataaacatataagAATCTGATCTCACTTGGCTAGTGGTTGCTCACTTTTTTGTTCTGTTACCAGAAAAAATATTTGGACATGGAAGTAGTGTGTTCGAAAGTTTCAAACTTTGGATTCTTTTGGCTTTTATTGATTATTGCTTTTACTAGTAGGCAGAAGTTAGGCCATGTAGATATTGTTGGGGGCTGCTATTTGGTCAGAAGGCACAGACAATGTTTCAATCCGTTGGTGACCCATAGTAGAAAGAATTGTTTCCCCGTGGTCAATAGTCAGAGGAGTTCAGATAGTGGCGCCAGTTCATCTGAGATTGATGAAAGATTGGTTTTTAAAGATGAGAGTTCTCTTGACGGTGGAGGCAATGGTGCTTCGTAAGACTACTACTTGatgtgttatatgtttttatttttatgaaattttcaagTCTGCTGCATTTTATACACATTTTCTTGACTCATCAATGGTTCTCGTCTCTTTATGATAGTGAATTGGCAGAAGTTCCTAGCGTTGTATTACATTCTCCGGATGTCAAGCGTGAGATAATGATGCTTTCTATACCTGCTATTGCAGGGCAAGCACTTGATCCTTTAGCACAGCTTATGGAGACTATTTACATTGGTAGATTAGGTATGATTCATTGATTCGTTTAAGATTCTCACTACCTCTAGATTGCTTGAGATTTTGATTTCATCTGACTGTTTTTCTTCTCCTCTATGGTTTTGGAATTTTGTTCTTAATTCTTTGTAGTAAAATTCTTAATGCTTTTAGTCTCAAGAGTGAATTTATAGATATCCTTAGGTCTACTCTAGGTGATATCTTGACTATTCCTTATGTTCTGCATTTTCCTTTTTTCTTAGGCTCTCTGGAGTTGGGTTCAGCTGGTGTTTCTGTGAACATCTTTAAATAGATTTCAAAGCTATTTAATATTCCTCTTCTCAGTGTTGACACTTCTTTTGTTGCTGAAGACATTTCAAGAAGTGAAAATAATTCTTCTGCTTCAGGTAAATTCAATGCCcttgtaatttattattttatagaaAAGTATTGTTCCAAATTAAAGATTGAGATAGAAATAACTATCCTTCTATTTTTTGAACTGATTGCTATGCAGAGACGCACTTTCTAAACAACAGTAGCAATGGTAGTAGACCTTTTGATGTAATAGCAGAAAGAAAACAATTACCATCTGTGTCCACAACTTTACTGCTAGCTGTTATGATTGGTACTTTTGAGGCTTTAGCCTTGTCTTTGAGATCTGGCTTGTTTCTAAATATCATGGGAATATCATCAGTAAGGCCCTAAACACTCAGCATACTTGGCATATCGGCTAATAATCTGGTTTCTTTTATCTCTGCAAGAAGATATACGCATAAATGCATATTTGTTAGTATTATTAGGTACTCCATATACTTTTGGTTGCCGTAATATActtgtattttgtttaattgggtAATGTCATTCTTGTAACGGCGGGGATAATTTTGCTTGCTTTTGGAGGCCTTTCAGgcattttttagttttcttttttcaAGTATATAAATTTCAATTTAAGTGAAGGAAGAGGAGTTTTACAATTTAAAACTGGATTGATGTCTGTCGTTAAGGTGTGTGCTTAGTTTGAAATGGATAAACTTCACTTCCAGATTTTTAGTCTGTTTGTTTTGCATTCTATACACTTcgacaataatattatatttgccATATATTTACTTTTTATTGTTTCCAAAATTTTAGCAAAAACTTGCAAAAAAGGAGGGAGGAGTTATAGATAGAAGCCAAGACATTGCTCTTTTGCAAGATTTCTACAAACTCTATCGAGAGCAGAATGACGTGGAAAAGTTACAAGAAGAAGAGTTGAATTTAAGGGAGACTGGGGCTTTCAGTGGAGACTTGGGCGAGTAAGTATTTCACCCATTTGAACTCAAATAGATGGcacttttatttatttgcttTTTTTTCTGTTTATGCTAATACTGTAGTTTTATTTTCTAATCTACCTATAAGGAGAAAAACATAATTATGTGAATGTGACTTTCAATTTTCtccttttgtttatttttgtCCCTTGGTTTATTACTAATTTGAAAACCTTCCTTTAACTATTAGGAAAAGTTTGATTTGTATATTCCTCTATTTTTTTGGCCAGCCCTTTATCTTTGGTGTTAAAGGTATTTTCTCAGTTTTTCTTTCATGGCCATCATATTGATCTATTTATTGATTACTTTTTCCAGGTTGGAGAGAAAGACAGTTAAGAGGAAAAGAGTTTTTGCTCAAACATATTGTTCACCTTCTTGCCAATGAGCAATCACAACTTCGTGTTCTTGAAGAAGTTGAACCCGTAAGTTTAATCTCTTTAATGTTCATGAATGTTTGATATATTTTGCTATGTGAGTATGTCATTGTATTGTCTTTAGATTGCCATTAATCATTATGTGGTGCACCTAAATATTTTATACTAAATTGTCTTATTCTGAAATTCTGAAGTGAGATTTGTGAAATGTATTTGAGATTATGTTGATTTGGTTTCACAACTAGCTATGtagagtttttctttttcttttaaagcTGTTGCTTAGTTTATTATTTGCATAAACTTGTGAGGATGAGTTCTATGTAGAGGTAGAATTGCGTATTTTATTGAAATTTTATGTAATGTTCAtgtaatttgttggtaatagtgTAAACTATTAAACACTTGACATAAGGTAGAGTAGATTATATATACATTTAAAGTGACTGgtagattatatatatttaatgttcATGATCATGACTATACGTTTAATAGGCCCTCTCTTATGCATTTCAGAAATAGTGACTTTTGGTAGTCTAAACTGTTGCTTGGAATATCAAACTTCTTCTGATGTGGCCCCCAGGTTAGCAAGAATATATACAGAAAATTCGGATTGTATTTTACCGTTCAAAACATATATATTTCACATGGAAAAAGTAAACTATTTCTTACTTTTGAACTTGGGAGTGGTACAAAAATACACACATATGTTTAGACAGTTCAGAACATATATATTTCACACAAAAATAGATAATATGATTTTGTGATTTCTTATATTCATGATTTTCGATTACTACTCCAGACCTCTTTGATTTGATTAAGTCTTTCTCATTAATATTGCATTCCAAATCCTTAAACTTGTTCTTGGATAGTGAATTACAAGaggtatatatacacataaagagGTTGATAATAGTGAATCATTCTCTTCtgctgttgctgcttcttctGGTTTGAGCTAGAATTACAATaggtatatatacacataaagagGCTGATAAAGAGGCTTATTTTTATTACTACTTTGTAGGTTTTTGCTGTTTAGTTCTGTTGATGTTTAGCTCTCTGTTTGGTGATGTTTTGTTGTTTAGGTTTTTGTGTAGCTGCTACAAACGCTAAGTTTGGTGAGCATGTTTCTAACACTACTTCAGAACTTGGATTGATGGTATGTGAGACTAATAGCAACAATGTTGAATAGCTGatacattttattgaatttttttatgtgAAATCTGATATTTATGATATTGATTGGGTGGGGATGTTTGTGTTATTATTACTTAGTATGTAATGGATTATATTGCAGAGAAGATATAATATATCTAATACAGATTGTGTCTCATAAGATATAATAGCTAATTATGTATTAAATTCCAAGTAAGATCAAAGGTATTTAAGATAACCTCTTACCCCATTTCACGTTTCCTTGTCTAGTGCCTCATAATTGTCATATATAGAGTGTCTTCAATTCTATTATTTGAAAATTAGATTAGCTAAATTTTATACAATTTTGGTTGTATTACTAAAAGGGGATCTTGTTTCCCACTCTTTAGGATTCCATAATCTGGTTTGTTGAAAATTTAAAAATTGCATTAAGAAATGGTGGGGAGTTTATTTTCATGTTAaatgatgctgagaaggctattTCATCCTATGCTTgcaattttttttcctttgattAAAATTGTCTCAAtagattttttttagatttttgctGATTTTTGGTACAACATTCAGAAGTAGGGTCTTATGTACTGCTTTTTAagctactttttttttcttttttttacaagtatattGGTAGCTACTTATTATTAATATTCCTTTCGGACTTCTATAGTAATTAGTAGCTTTTTAAcccaacaattttttttaatacttgtattttttttatgtgaAATAGCATGTCTACCTTTTTAAGCTTGTATGTTCTATTATACCTACTTCATTCAAGTTGCTGTATTTGTTGGTGGTGTGGATACCTCTACAACTGAGACAAAAGGAATAGTTCTAATTCATAGTGCTGACCAGGTAAAATTCTGAAATGGATATTTTTTGCTTGTTGTTATATGAACGTTTCTCTTCTTATTCTGGCTTGCTTATTCACGAGGTAGCCAATATACTTAGCAGTTATTttctgttttattttctttatttcttgctttTTATTTGCATGCACTTGCAGTTGCCTGTCTGTCAATGCCTTTGTTGTTGTGCCTAATTTTGATCCTCCACGTAACTAATGTATTGTGCAAAATTTTCCTTCATCTCATATTAATGTTTTGTGGCATCCATTTTTCTGGGTTCTTTTGGTTGTTTAGTTCATATTTTCTCCTTAATGAATGatgaattaaaaaagaaaagcTTTTCTTGCTGGACAGTTTTGGGCTTGCAATTCTATTCTTTCCCATGATATTGGTGGGTATTCCTGACTCAGGAATGCCAAATGACACCATCGTGAGAATACTGTTCTGCTTTGTTCTTGCTCCAGTTGATATAAAATTGCTTCTTAATATCTTGGCTTGTTATGTTATCCTTGACATTTTTATGTATTATGTGCCTTTAAGTAGTTCTCATAGTTTTTTTAATATCTTGTAGCTAGAAAATTATGCGAAAACTGAAGAAGCTAAAGTTGAGGAGCTTATAAAGGCAGTTGTTGATTCCGGTGCCAAAGTAATTGTTAGTGGAGCAGCATTTGGGGAGATGGCACTTCATTTCTATGAGCGCTACAAGTATAACACCTTCTattgtgtttttttattaattaacttACTAATTTTCAAAACATACTTGTGACTGTTATACATATCTAAATGCTTTTGATCTTTTATGAAATCTGTCAAAAAATTTCAAGTTTTTATTATTCTATTAAGATTTTTCTTAGCATATCTGATAATTTAATTTGGGACTTTTTCCTTGCAGgcttatggttttgaaaattagttcaaaatttgaattaagaCGATTTTGCCGCACTACTGGTGCTGTTGCTATGGTAAGTCAGCTAGCATTTAATAGTActcaatttttttgaattttttccaaAACTCTCTAACAATATTCTTATTTGTGTTACAGTTAAAGCTTAGCAAGCCAAACCCAGATGACCTGGGACATGTTGATTCAGTTTCAGTAGAAGAAATTGGTGGTGCTAGGGTGCATAAATATTTTGTGGATCAGGAAACGATAACAATTGCAATATAAGTATCCGGGTGTGACTCGAACTTCAGACTTTGTGTGAGCAAACCAAAGGCTAATTGTTTGAGCTACCacccttgggtattttgttcctgttgtttttattatttatttttccttttaatcTCATTAACATTTCCCATAATGTAAATATAGGTCATTGTTGTGAAGAATGAAGAAGGTGGGAACTCCGTAACCACTGTTTTATTGCGAGGAAGCACAGATAGCATTTTAGATGACATTGAAAGAGCAGTTGATGATGGAGTAAATACTTACAAGGTAATTTGGACTAGTTTTTCTTTGTGTATCGATCTTTATTTAGAAGCAACATTTGTCTTTGTATGGTTCAGATTAATAAGACGGATTATATTCATTCCTATTGCTCTTTGTAATTAGTTGGTCAATCCACATTTTCCCATTAGTGCCACCTAGAATTGAAACCATGTCATTGATATTACTTTTTACTACTCAATTTCTCTATCAGTAGTAATTTCTCTATCAAACTAGGATTTAAGAAATATTGTGGgactaaaaaataatataaacccTTGTTTTAATAAGGAGTTACATTTTGCAATGGTCTAGCTTTAAACTTGTTTATAGTGGATGTATTAGTGGCCAGAGAAGTGTTCTTCAGAAGAAACTATAATTAGTGAGAATCACAATAGGCAATAGTCACAACTAGCCATTTATTGGTCTCTTTCTGGGCTACTTTTAATGTGATTGATCAAGATAATACAGATGACGATGGATTGGTAGGACTCTAGATATCGGAAAAATTTGGTACTTTTAATTTGATATTATTGTTTTCCATGCGAGAAATCAAAGCAACACACATGTTAATCAATCACGAGAATACGTAGTGTGTACTTTGTAGTTTTTTCCTTCTTAAACTTTTGAAGTTCTTGTACTTGCTTCTTCTGCTTTTTGATACTTTTTTACTTGTTTATAAGAGAaaaatggaaaagaaaagaaagtaaaAGTTAACGTTTTGATATATTTAATATGCTAATTTAAACTTATCTCATACCGAAAAGGTGGACCAAATATATTCAGTAGTAGTGGTCCAGACTAATGTCATTACTAACATCATCTTTATAACAATTTGAAATCCACATTAACAAAACTAGCTAAGACAAGACAATTTGAATTAATAATGCCACAATCTTGGCAAATTTCAGCTTCAAATTCAACAATTTCATAGAGATACTCAATTTCTACAAGGCATGCATGCATTAATATAACGCTCTAGAGGCACATGCAttaatgtgtgtatatattttttccccaaattttaagatcgaattagataaattttggatttcaaaggctgttttaatatctattgacaaattttaattttgtattaatcttttaggtatagATTATATTCTTtcggttgtggatcgaattggcaaggagcattgcaaagttaatttgcaagaggtacggaatttgttcttttaaatcttattattaatatcttaaaaatgttagaggagtttgaatatcttaaatattcatccatagagaagtaggttctgagattaaaattgtgtgctgcggtgataacggaaggttgaaaacttgtgtgtattagagaagtaggttctcgaaaatttgtttgtgtgctgcggtgatataaggaagaaaacttattgtgtgttgtttgaattttttgacttggtattgatagatggttaggtaagcttttatatgtatagattagattttcattatatgtatagattagattttgcatttagtcatattgttttcattatttccatatgtatatattagatttaattgccataACCCAAgttaaaatcttgtctttgatccaaacccaaatagttagtggctaccattttagaatctgatttttaaattaaaaaaaaaaaacactagaatctcttgagTAGATATTGTAGACTTGTGTTAAGAGTTGTCTGGGCTGTTAGGTTGGGAAGATATTGTAGATAGAGAGTGAGATTTACTTAGAGAAGAATTTGGCAATCTTTGGGAAAGGGGATCCCCTCAATCTAACTCAACCTTGTAATGTTTAAGGTTTTGGTCTATACCAGCACTGGctattaattaataatgaggAATTTCAGTAGTTCTCTCTAGATTTTGGTTCCTAAAAAACTACTATAAGGTTTTCAAACAAAGGAAATTCTATCTAAAATAAGTGAAACTGACTCTGCCTTACTGATTTCAACATAAATCTCCATAATAAAATGcaaacaagcttttcaagccacaaaaacaaaagtaatttACACATTCAGACATTGTACAcaatattttactatttattatcattaatattGATCTCAAAATGAATCCTTCTCTAATTCTTTAGTGCAGCTGAAGGAGAGCATTAACTAAACTATTTGTATAGTTTTTAGTTAAAAGAAACTGAATACAGAACTAAGACATAGAGCAGGATTCATTCTGAGATCAATACTACAAAACTTGCATAATAAGAAGACCAAAATCATCAGCAATCCCTTACAATCGTGTATAGACagagaatataatataaaatcttaCTCAAAATTACAAATCTATGAAACAAGTATTAGATAGTGTACCCCACAGAACCCCTTTGCTAGCTTGAAAATCTTACCCTTGTTCATTGTTGAAACTTCCTTTTACTGCAGAATCAAACACACAAGCACTTCCTACAAATTAAAAACAGTCAAAAAGTCTGAAGTTCCTTAAGTAAGAACTTTGAGGCAGTTTCGCAATAGACTGCTAAACCAAACCAAAATATATTCCTAAAAATCAACATTCATGCTCATTCCATAAGAAACAGGggctgatatgattagtataacagaaaatagaaagccataatttaaaagaaaaccaagaaatgaaatgcttttatatattcaagagagtaattagctcgtagagggaaaactgccaagactagagggaaaaaaaactggtaagaatatgatggtatggtggaataaaattacaactaaaaagtgtaatttcttcaattaattataacccaaatctgAAAGTACTTAGCCATATGATGGTATGGTGTATTATGATtatctatatagcctataagtaggtccaaacaaagtgagtacaatagattgaatttataatgtatactaaCAGAAAATGGTCACATTAACAAACAGATGGctatgtatgcttcttaaattggccctgaattgtgagatatatgacacttgttttgttaaaaatgatgtttaaatgcatgctcaTTTGGTAATGTTTTGTTAAAAACAATATAtctttgaaattttttgtatttaaaagcaGTCCaatatttggtaatgtttagggtCAGGGAACGTTTATCTTTTTCTAAAGATTGCTTCTTATTCATTGAAAGGAAAATGATTTCAACAACAAGTTTCTGGGTCAGCCATTTCTTTTTATTTGAaacaagtaaataataatatgctAAAATTAGTACATATGTAAGAAAATAGGTTCACCATAATCCAAGTAAAACTTTACCACCATTTATATTCTtgctcataaaaataaaaaataggaagAGAAATCAGAGATCATAGATGGAATATTATACAAAGACAAAAATCTAAGTCTGACCATTGATGATACTGAAAggttaaatatttttgtttataacAGAAAAGATGGTGATGAGGCTAACATTCTCATTCTTCATGTGATCTATTCTATCATACAAAAATAGTCCACACTCCACACTACACACTCCACAAGCTGCTAACATGGCAATGGAATTTTGGAGGGGACCACTCTAAATACtaagaaatataataataatcttgagcaaaaatataataacaaaaaaaacaaaagagatcAATGTCTTTTCATTTTGGTTGGTTACCACCATTTGGATCATATAACCAATTATTTTTACAGATTTAAAAGACTGAATTAATCATATTATACTCTCAAGGAACAAGTTCTTAAGAGCACATGATGTAGAGTCTGCTGCCCACTAGACATAATATCCttttttttcttaatcaaattaaaaggGCCAGTGCCCACTAGGCCTTTCAATTGATATATTTACAACCCACAAAACAATTGAGGTCGAAAATAACAATATGGTCAACTTCTCTATTAAACAACATTGACTTAATgacctttcttttcttcttctttttctgcaactaaccccaaaacaaTAAAGGAATTCTTCCATTTTTAATCATTCATAGGATAAATAGCAAATATAGGATATTTAGCTGAAGAAAAGGATCTTTTTAACTGGTATGACCTGAAATTCTCTTTTAAGATGACCTAAAATTCAACCAAGGcatgttttttttaaaagcatgtgtgttaatgaccttgtcatgaccctgaaattacaaccgcaaataatgtgattgtcttgtGTAATAGTTgttaaacccagaaaaaaaacaagattttataaagagaacaacatcaaattcaaattcattggagatggataaaagatggatccaaagataactgtacatggaaagcctcttggacgaGACTTTATGTGAGTAAgggttgatgttgatattgtaccagaatcttacttatttcgtcctaatcatgcgatgcttacaatacaagaagcagttggttccacagttgcatggccttctaaaaaagttattccaagaggtacattttcatactaaaaaaataaccaatgtcttataatttagtgtttggtttctttgtttgctttggtgtagttgtgaattcattattttgtatgtggtgtcctttcttggatataatttccatagcatttttcttgaagtaatttgtgatgctagataataacaataaaatatttctttgtttattttgcagatgtgacaagcgaagtagaaaaggatacttaagaccCCTTGAAAGTAgtaattttgtttatttctttgtgttgaaagtagtaacttttagattccttgaatacttaaagaacattttgttgttgatgacagtgttgaatgttttaaactaatttgtagattgttaatacaatgttgaatgttcttactttttgttatttgaaaatcaagttcatttgatgatgctagtatatattagacaactaattttaattatataaaaaaaaattaaaatataatagaataaattagtgttatataaataaaatatataatgagaatttaaacatatctaaatataacaataatacgaaaattgtgttataatatctattacaataacactttttatgcaaagaattgtgttatgcaaacttcattatataacacaaataatgtgttatactaaagtgtagtataacacaaaaaatgtgttatactaaagtgtagtataacacaaatttataagtattgaaatgtgttatataatcgactataaataacataattaaacacttatctacatattaaaataacacagaaagtgtgttatcgttgacagtataataacacatctgtataacaatgataaagtgttatgtaaagtaccctgacctacgataacatagtcgatcTTATccaaaagtgttatggtatgttttgataacacatttcggtgttattaaaagattttttttttgtagtgacgctgccccctgctcggtagatttggctcttcatccccggggcgtctagggctgcggggcagtTACCTGGCCCTAGtctgcctcgggcgctggggattgcctcgactagcctgagatggaggctgctgctcaggatccttaggtaggacatcatcctgagccacaggcggttactccagcctttgagggcttgctagctggagcggagggcttggattgggacctctttgaggtggcgcattcggtggctgatctggctgggaggttgCCACAGCCTGAATCCTAGCCAATtagatggctgcttcaagggtgaccatggcatccctctgccgacgatccatttcCGCCAGCCACTCACTTAGCTCCTAGCGCTGGCGTTCTAAttctctttgctgcagcgccatcgTCTCCGCAGCACTCTCTTGATTGGACCTCAGATTAGCCAACACATCTTACAGCACTCCTAGCGTTGCCCTCAGTgcttcagaatctaactcctcctcatcaaactccaaatatggttcattctcggccacatttggggaggaggttgggatggtgcagcgccagcggcctgtccagtcttcttggatgttttcgtcATTAGATTTTCTCACAGttttttgtcaaactctcaatgaaagcaccagaatgttgacccttgatttggccaacgacactgagtcaaatgtacgacaaaagataaaacgacaattaagaaagataatccaatggaaaagaagaaaacaccaaggatttatagtggttcggccccaaagaatggtaatgacctacgtccacttagtgctattattaatattgaatctcaaggTTTGGGTAAACACCCCTAATAGCCAcgtcatgcatatttataggctcaaggagggttacatgggcaaATGGGCCATATCTTttcttaataaccgcgtatcaaggtaataatgaggaaatattcaatgcaattattataagattacattcttagaaggaaaca
It encodes the following:
- the LOC133799716 gene encoding uncharacterized protein LOC133799716; translated protein: MEVVCSKVSNFGFFWLLLIIAFTSRQKLGHVDIVGGCYLVRRHRQCFNPLVTHSRKNCFPVVNSQRSSDSGASSSEIDERLVFKDESSLDGGGNGASELAEVPSVVLHSPDVKREIMMLSIPAIAGQALDPLAQLMETIYIGRLGSLELGSAGVSVNIFK
- the LOC133799717 gene encoding T-complex protein 1 subunit theta-like produces the protein MFYYTYFIQVAVFVGGVDTSTTETKGIVLIHSADQLENYAKTEEAKVEELIKAVVDSGAKVIVSGAAFGEMALHFYERYKLMVLKISSKFELRRFCRTTGAVAMVSQLAFNSTQFF